One genomic segment of Gossypium arboreum isolate Shixiya-1 chromosome 3, ASM2569848v2, whole genome shotgun sequence includes these proteins:
- the LOC108475740 gene encoding monothiol glutaredoxin-S2-like, protein MGCLFKSQLTNSSTTQSLLPQAILSLAKKKKNNNSTSFLFWCIVSIAMEKVTKLASERPVVIFSKSSCCMCHTIKTLFYEFGVNPTVYELDEIPRGRELEQALLRFGCSPSVPVVYIGGEFVGGANEVMSLHLNRSLIPMLRRAGALWV, encoded by the coding sequence ATGGGGTGCCTCTTCAAATCACAACTCACGAACTCATCAACAACACAAAGTCTCCTCCCCCAAGCAATCCTTTcacttgcaaaaaaaaaaaaaaacaacaacagtACTAGCTTTCTTTTTTGGTGCATTGTTTCGATAGCAATGGAGAAGGTAACGAAGTTGGCATCCGAGAGACCGGTTGTGATCTTCAGCAAGAGTTCTTGTTGCATGTGCCATACAATCAAGACCCTTTTCTACGAATTTGGAGTCAACCCTACAGTCTACGAGCTCGATGAGATCCCTAGAGGACGTGAACTCGAACAAGCTCTTTTAAGATTTGGTTGTAGCCCTTCGGTTCCAGTCGTGTACATTGGTGGTGAATTTGTTGGTGGAGCCAATGAAGTCATGAGTCTTCACCTTAACCGATCCTTAATCCCGATGCTTAGACGAGCCGGAGCCCTTTGGGTTTAA